The following proteins are encoded in a genomic region of Leptospira fainei serovar Hurstbridge str. BUT 6:
- a CDS encoding MBL fold metallo-hydrolase codes for MATVSKRRSENVSGNFYVDSSCIDCETCRILAPEVFSESGGASYVQKQPSNESESLEALRALLSCPTTSIGTQERTDLQEAKQSFPSLIQENVFHCGYHSRASFGAFSYLIVRETGNVLIDSPRFVPSLAEKIHSLGGVRYHYLTHRDDVADHEKFKEEFHCDRIIHEEDAVAVGQPEIIVKGKESFRLDDDLLIIPTPGHTRGHSVLLYSDKYLFTGDHLAFDPGRERLIAFRNACWYSWSEQKKSMQSLIDIEFEWVLPGHGYPFHASKERTHELLLKCIEWM; via the coding sequence ATGGCGACCGTCTCTAAAAGAAGAAGCGAGAATGTTTCCGGGAATTTCTATGTGGATTCTTCCTGCATTGATTGCGAAACGTGCAGAATTTTGGCGCCCGAAGTTTTTTCGGAGTCTGGCGGCGCTTCGTATGTTCAGAAACAGCCATCGAACGAAAGTGAATCCTTGGAAGCGTTGCGGGCTTTACTTTCTTGTCCGACTACATCTATCGGAACGCAGGAGCGAACGGATCTCCAAGAAGCTAAGCAATCTTTTCCGTCATTGATTCAAGAAAATGTGTTTCACTGCGGCTATCATTCTCGAGCGTCTTTCGGCGCCTTTTCGTACTTAATCGTTAGAGAGACAGGAAATGTCTTAATCGACTCCCCTCGATTCGTTCCTTCGTTGGCGGAAAAGATACATTCGTTGGGAGGAGTGCGATACCATTATCTTACCCACAGAGACGATGTGGCCGATCATGAGAAATTTAAGGAAGAATTTCATTGCGATCGAATTATTCACGAAGAGGATGCAGTCGCGGTCGGTCAACCTGAGATAATCGTTAAAGGAAAAGAGAGTTTTCGTTTGGATGATGACCTTCTGATCATTCCCACGCCCGGCCATACCAGAGGGCATTCCGTCCTTCTATATTCGGACAAATATCTATTTACGGGGGATCACCTTGCATTCGATCCCGGGCGGGAACGATTAATCGCGTTTCGAAACGCTTGTTGGTATTCCTGGTCAGAACAGAAAAAATCCATGCAATCGTTGATCGACATCGAATTCGAATGGGTTTTACCCGGACACGGGTATCCGTTCCATGCCTCGAAGGAACGAACACATGAGTTGCTCTTAAAATGCATTGAATGGATGTGA
- a CDS encoding DUF1858 domain-containing protein: MSEAVKPRFYKEMTVGEAIALHPEAGLVFSSYHLGGCSHCSINELETIEQVCMGYGVEVEVLIESLNNLMEDGEE; this comes from the coding sequence ATGTCGGAAGCGGTCAAGCCAAGATTTTATAAGGAAATGACGGTGGGTGAAGCGATTGCTTTACATCCGGAAGCCGGCCTCGTTTTTTCCAGCTATCACTTAGGCGGTTGTTCTCATTGTTCCATCAATGAACTGGAGACGATCGAGCAAGTTTGCATGGGCTACGGAGTAGAAGTTGAAGTACTCATCGAAAGCCTAAACAATCTAATGGAAGACGGAGAAGAATAA
- a CDS encoding substrate-binding periplasmic protein, with product MFFPVTLTVRFLRFFVFLSGLYFFLSGPLMMAQSDSAFSRLQDIQRRGEIKITGNRNFAPFYIDNPKDGFPGFDAELGKKYADFLGVKYIFVPKPEFEDFAEAVQKGEVDLALSGLTTTLERSKKIKFSRPYLISTPAALIRKSALPPPPEGNIITTQYFRSVKDLGDLSGISFAVRAFSGSHEYLLHAFPNSRIFTYGSIDDAWKAVKEGTANCLVAEAYHIKGILQLQPSLASNYRPLLEAVQEDHISALLPKIDLIYLRNFDFFLSEMTRTGELKLLEDKYFNSNDWVK from the coding sequence ATGTTTTTTCCCGTTACTCTTACTGTTCGGTTTTTGAGATTTTTTGTTTTTTTGTCCGGATTGTATTTTTTCCTTTCCGGGCCCTTAATGATGGCGCAAAGCGATTCCGCTTTTTCCCGGCTCCAGGATATCCAGCGGAGAGGAGAAATTAAGATAACCGGAAATCGCAATTTCGCCCCTTTTTACATCGACAATCCGAAAGACGGCTTTCCCGGGTTCGACGCGGAGCTTGGAAAAAAATACGCGGATTTTCTTGGCGTTAAATATATTTTTGTTCCTAAACCGGAATTCGAGGACTTCGCGGAAGCGGTTCAAAAGGGAGAAGTCGATTTGGCTCTCTCGGGATTAACGACAACACTCGAGCGATCTAAAAAGATAAAATTCAGTAGACCTTATTTAATTTCAACGCCGGCAGCGCTTATCCGAAAGTCGGCTTTGCCTCCTCCTCCGGAAGGAAATATCATCACGACTCAGTATTTTCGAAGCGTAAAAGACCTTGGGGATTTGAGCGGCATAAGCTTTGCCGTGCGGGCTTTTTCCGGAAGCCATGAATATCTTTTGCATGCCTTTCCGAATTCAAGAATTTTTACTTATGGAAGTATAGACGACGCTTGGAAGGCGGTGAAAGAAGGAACGGCAAATTGCCTTGTGGCGGAAGCGTACCATATTAAAGGAATTCTTCAATTGCAGCCTTCGTTGGCTTCCAATTATCGTCCGTTACTAGAAGCCGTACAGGAAGATCATATCTCGGCGCTACTTCCTAAAATTGATCTCATCTATTTGCGCAATTTCGATTTTTTTCTTTCTGAAATGACTCGAACGGGAGAATTAAAATTATTGGAAGATAAATACTTTAATTCGAACGATTGGGTTAAGTAA
- a CDS encoding 6-carboxytetrahydropterin synthase translates to MFFREAGKFYIRIEERFESSHFLYKYFPDGSDEPIHGHSFKVEVYLSGKKNIGEDGISFDFLTSKKRLRALVAELDHILINEHSDFKKTNPTSENLARWFYSGLKESVHGAEGKVERIVIHEGPENLAFFEPAQG, encoded by the coding sequence ATGTTTTTTCGAGAAGCAGGCAAATTCTATATCCGGATTGAGGAACGCTTCGAATCCTCGCATTTTCTTTATAAATATTTCCCAGACGGTTCCGATGAGCCGATTCACGGCCATTCCTTTAAAGTTGAAGTTTATTTGTCCGGAAAAAAAAATATAGGGGAAGACGGGATTAGTTTCGATTTTCTCACCTCGAAAAAGAGGCTCAGGGCACTAGTCGCAGAATTGGACCATATTCTGATTAACGAGCATAGTGATTTTAAGAAAACCAACCCCACATCGGAAAATCTGGCTCGTTGGTTTTATAGCGGTCTCAAAGAAAGCGTGCACGGGGCGGAAGGAAAAGTGGAAAGAATCGTGATCCACGAAGGTCCCGAGAATCTGGCTTTTTTTGAACCCGCGCAAGGTTGA
- the bcp gene encoding thioredoxin-dependent thiol peroxidase, translating to MSELKVGAKAPSFTGINQSGEKIELKNLLGKKGLVLYFYPKDQTPGCTTEACDFRDNFARLKKEGFNVVGVSKDSIKSHQKFIEKQELNFTLISDEDGSICEKYGVWQLKKFMGREFMGIIRTTLLIGPDLKILKIYPKVSVKGHVDEILADIKALEKK from the coding sequence ATGAGCGAATTGAAAGTCGGCGCGAAGGCGCCTAGTTTTACGGGAATAAACCAGTCCGGTGAAAAGATAGAATTAAAGAATCTATTAGGAAAAAAGGGACTAGTCCTATATTTTTATCCCAAAGACCAAACTCCCGGCTGCACTACTGAAGCCTGCGATTTTCGGGACAATTTTGCCCGCCTCAAAAAAGAAGGATTCAATGTCGTGGGTGTTTCGAAAGATTCGATTAAATCCCATCAGAAATTTATTGAAAAGCAAGAACTCAACTTTACTTTGATCTCCGACGAGGACGGGAGTATCTGCGAAAAATACGGGGTCTGGCAGCTGAAGAAATTTATGGGCAGAGAGTTTATGGGTATCATAAGAACGACTTTGCTGATCGGGCCCGATCTTAAAATATTGAAAATTTACCCAAAGGTCAGTGTAAAAGGCCATGTGGATGAGATACTCGCCGATATCAAGGCTCTGGAGAAGAAATGA
- a CDS encoding leucyl aminopeptidase family protein, translating to MKLEKSKIHFAIGKNTSKNIYKIIPVSKDHLPKELEAKFSEQVKSSIFTGEAGQSLVDESDRIIYLGLGDSAKISVRSVAQLFFSFGEKLRKWDGVGLEIKLPRFLTKNLSPVLLAYQIANSIDLGAFPLNVLTKDFKEKKLKFGSVTFLPEDSNVEKAASQGLEKSKAVSKYVNGSRFIAHLPANHFTPEEFVVRSRDIAKENGLKITVFDEPQLKKEKMGGILAVSQGSDKKPKMIILEYHPVKPKTKKKLALIGKGLTFDSGGISIKPAQDMHEMKYDMCGAAAVIHAIGAIAELGIGIPVIAAIGVAENMPDAAALKPGDVYTAHNGLTVEVQNTDAEGRLVLGDVLSYIGKKFKPDYMVDLATLTGAIIISLGHEAAGVMSNSEKLTELLNEASTSSDERTWNLPLWDEYGEDLKSDIADLRNVAGRPGGSLSAGKYLERFVDSGIEWAHIDIAGTAWRKKSSGTQIGNGPSGYGVRLLVDLAEKLEKSK from the coding sequence ATGAAATTAGAAAAATCCAAAATTCATTTTGCAATTGGAAAGAATACTTCGAAAAACATATATAAAATCATTCCGGTATCGAAAGATCACCTGCCGAAGGAACTCGAAGCGAAATTCTCCGAGCAGGTCAAATCCTCCATTTTTACCGGGGAAGCCGGCCAATCACTGGTCGATGAGTCCGACAGAATCATTTATCTCGGTTTGGGAGATTCAGCAAAGATAAGCGTTCGAAGCGTTGCTCAATTGTTTTTTTCCTTCGGGGAGAAACTCAGAAAATGGGACGGAGTCGGATTGGAGATCAAGCTTCCTAGATTTCTTACGAAAAATTTGTCTCCCGTTTTACTGGCCTATCAAATCGCCAATTCAATCGATTTGGGCGCCTTTCCGTTAAACGTATTAACGAAAGACTTCAAGGAAAAAAAACTGAAATTCGGTTCGGTCACATTTTTGCCCGAGGACTCGAATGTCGAGAAAGCCGCTTCACAAGGTTTAGAGAAATCGAAAGCAGTTAGCAAGTACGTTAACGGAAGTCGCTTTATTGCCCATTTACCCGCAAATCATTTTACTCCGGAAGAATTCGTAGTTCGGTCTCGGGATATTGCTAAAGAGAACGGATTAAAGATTACCGTATTCGACGAGCCCCAGCTAAAGAAGGAAAAGATGGGGGGAATTCTCGCCGTCTCGCAAGGATCGGATAAGAAACCGAAAATGATTATTCTGGAATACCATCCGGTAAAGCCCAAAACCAAGAAGAAATTGGCTTTGATCGGAAAGGGCCTCACGTTCGATTCGGGAGGAATCAGCATCAAACCCGCGCAGGACATGCATGAAATGAAATACGATATGTGCGGAGCGGCCGCGGTGATTCATGCTATCGGAGCGATTGCGGAATTAGGAATCGGTATACCAGTAATCGCAGCGATCGGAGTCGCTGAAAACATGCCGGACGCCGCCGCTTTGAAACCGGGAGACGTTTACACTGCGCATAACGGTCTAACAGTCGAGGTTCAGAATACCGATGCGGAAGGACGTTTGGTACTCGGGGATGTCCTTTCCTACATAGGGAAAAAATTCAAACCGGACTATATGGTAGATTTGGCAACTTTAACCGGGGCGATCATTATCTCTCTCGGACACGAGGCCGCCGGAGTTATGAGCAATTCTGAAAAACTCACGGAACTCTTAAACGAAGCATCTACTTCTTCGGATGAGCGAACCTGGAATCTTCCTCTTTGGGACGAATACGGAGAAGATTTAAAAAGCGATATAGCTGATTTACGGAATGTCGCAGGGCGTCCCGGGGGAAGTCTTTCCGCAGGAAAATACTTGGAACGATTTGTCGATTCAGGTATCGAGTGGGCCCATATAGATATCGCAGGAACTGCATGGAGAAAAAAATCCTCCGGCACCCAAATTGGAAATGGGCCGAGCGGTTACGGCGTCCGCCTTTTAGTCGATCTTGCAGAAAAATTAGAGAAAAGCAAATAG
- a CDS encoding acetoacetate--CoA ligase, whose translation MNEPIWNPNTEQIANSRMTDFQRFVEKKTGKSFPSYPELHSWSVTSSADFWELLWQYAPVIHSYPYEEILRKGKTFREARFFPGAKLNFAENLLRRKDEKLAITYAGESGAAEDLTFSELWQRVGALSEYFRSIGILPGDRIAGLMPNVPDTVVAMLSATAVGAVWSSCSPDFGAKGVLDRFGQIRPKVLITTDRYEFKGKSLPLATIVKEISEQLSDLRVILVSSYPSVQNTNPSERLDNFPSNAMSLNDASNAFLGKSPRFEQLSFDHPVYIMYSSGTTGLPKCMVQGTGVFLNHWKELALHTNLNEEDRIFYYTTCGWMMWNWLVSSLSIGATVQLFDGNPFYPDHNVLFKYASEKKTNVFGVGAKYILSLEKDKFLPTQNLSHLNAILSTGSPLPGYGFRYVYESWKKDVRLSSISGGTDLNGCFALGNPNLPVYEGELQCLGLGMSVQIFDDAGNRMSKGKGELVCTQPFPSMPLEFWADSDGEKYRSAYFDVFPEIWRHGDFAEITEHGGMIVYGRSDATLNPGGVRIGTADLYTLLETIPEIADSVVIGQDWKDDVRVVLFLKMSAGKSLTSEFENFIRKEIKNKVSPRHVPAKILEVPDIPYTRNMKKVEIAVKRAVQRQPIPNKDALFNPECLEFFSQIPELQRD comes from the coding sequence ATGAACGAACCGATTTGGAACCCAAATACCGAACAGATTGCTAATTCTCGAATGACGGACTTTCAACGGTTTGTCGAAAAAAAAACGGGTAAATCATTCCCTAGCTATCCGGAATTGCATTCCTGGTCCGTAACTTCCTCTGCGGATTTCTGGGAACTCCTCTGGCAGTATGCTCCCGTTATCCATTCCTACCCTTACGAGGAAATTCTGCGGAAAGGTAAAACGTTTCGGGAAGCTAGATTTTTCCCCGGCGCAAAGTTGAACTTTGCGGAAAATTTATTACGCAGAAAAGACGAAAAACTCGCAATTACTTATGCTGGAGAAAGCGGAGCCGCAGAAGATCTTACGTTTTCCGAACTTTGGCAACGGGTTGGAGCCTTATCCGAGTATTTTAGATCGATAGGTATTTTGCCCGGGGATAGAATTGCCGGTTTGATGCCCAATGTTCCCGATACTGTCGTCGCGATGCTTTCCGCCACTGCGGTGGGTGCGGTATGGTCTTCCTGTTCTCCCGATTTCGGCGCGAAGGGCGTCCTGGATAGATTCGGGCAGATTCGGCCGAAAGTCTTGATTACGACGGATCGTTACGAGTTTAAGGGAAAGAGTCTTCCATTAGCAACCATCGTTAAGGAAATATCGGAACAACTTTCAGATCTAAGAGTTATCTTAGTTTCGAGTTACCCTTCCGTTCAGAATACGAATCCGAGCGAACGATTGGATAACTTCCCCTCGAATGCCATGTCCCTCAATGATGCGTCGAATGCGTTCCTTGGAAAAAGTCCTCGATTCGAACAACTTTCTTTCGATCATCCCGTTTATATAATGTATTCTTCCGGAACGACCGGACTTCCGAAATGCATGGTCCAAGGAACGGGTGTATTTCTCAATCACTGGAAAGAACTTGCCTTGCACACTAATCTGAACGAGGAAGATCGGATTTTCTATTATACGACCTGTGGATGGATGATGTGGAATTGGCTCGTTAGCTCTCTATCCATCGGTGCGACAGTTCAGCTTTTTGACGGAAATCCTTTTTACCCCGATCATAACGTCTTATTTAAATACGCATCCGAAAAGAAGACCAACGTTTTCGGAGTCGGCGCCAAATATATTTTAAGCCTGGAAAAGGATAAATTTCTACCGACTCAAAATTTATCGCACTTAAATGCGATTCTCTCCACCGGTTCTCCCCTACCGGGATACGGTTTTAGATACGTATACGAATCCTGGAAAAAAGACGTTAGACTTTCCTCAATCTCGGGGGGAACGGATTTGAACGGTTGCTTCGCATTAGGAAATCCTAATTTACCTGTGTATGAAGGAGAACTTCAATGTTTGGGACTCGGGATGTCGGTTCAAATTTTTGACGATGCGGGAAACAGAATGAGCAAAGGCAAAGGAGAATTGGTTTGCACTCAACCCTTTCCTTCCATGCCGCTGGAATTTTGGGCCGATTCCGACGGGGAAAAATATAGGAGTGCATATTTCGACGTTTTTCCCGAAATCTGGCGACATGGCGATTTTGCGGAAATTACCGAGCACGGAGGAATGATCGTCTACGGTCGATCGGACGCTACCTTAAATCCGGGAGGAGTCAGGATCGGCACCGCCGATTTATATACCTTGCTCGAAACGATTCCTGAAATAGCCGATTCGGTCGTAATTGGACAAGATTGGAAAGACGACGTCCGGGTTGTCCTTTTTTTAAAGATGAGCGCGGGTAAGAGTCTGACTTCCGAATTCGAAAATTTTATCCGGAAGGAGATCAAGAATAAAGTCTCTCCTCGGCATGTCCCGGCAAAAATACTAGAGGTACCGGACATACCGTACACTCGAAATATGAAAAAGGTCGAAATCGCGGTTAAGCGTGCTGTTCAACGGCAACCGATTCCGAATAAGGATGCCCTTTTCAATCCGGAATGCCTAGAATTCTTTTCGCAAATACCGGAGTTGCAAAGGGATTAA
- a CDS encoding lytic transglycosylase domain-containing protein produces MNQPKIRKRHFFITLLPLLYQSLVAPIAGSLTENWILNKSRTETDSVKQFIQERRPSISPSELELLTKTILLEAAKIDDTACGTYCSEGEKVGLLLGLIQVESEFSRKARSKKNARGYMQVLPSTGAWIGSLEGLKVRDFHLFETEINIRLGVSYLNHLLETQEGDVRKALLAYNAGPAAVKKWGGVRQYAEDVFSIQEEYLGFRN; encoded by the coding sequence ATGAACCAGCCTAAGATTCGAAAACGACACTTCTTTATTACGCTCCTTCCCCTGCTCTACCAATCCTTGGTAGCGCCGATTGCGGGATCCCTAACTGAAAATTGGATTTTAAACAAAAGTCGGACCGAAACAGATTCCGTAAAACAGTTCATTCAAGAGCGTAGACCCTCAATATCCCCATCCGAGCTGGAATTATTGACCAAAACGATACTACTCGAGGCGGCAAAGATCGACGATACCGCCTGCGGGACTTATTGTTCTGAGGGCGAAAAAGTAGGTCTGCTACTAGGACTTATTCAAGTTGAATCCGAATTCTCTAGAAAAGCCAGATCCAAAAAAAATGCCCGCGGTTATATGCAGGTTCTCCCTTCCACCGGAGCTTGGATCGGTTCCTTGGAAGGTTTGAAGGTGCGCGACTTTCACCTCTTCGAGACCGAAATTAATATCCGTTTAGGGGTTTCCTATCTGAATCATTTATTAGAAACCCAAGAAGGCGATGTTCGTAAGGCGTTATTAGCTTATAATGCCGGCCCGGCAGCGGTAAAAAAATGGGGAGGAGTGCGTCAATATGCGGAAGACGTATTTTCCATTCAGGAAGAATACTTAGGATTTCGGAATTAG